Within the Mucilaginibacter sp. CSA2-8R genome, the region TGAAAGGTACTTGGCCGAATAGTAACCTACGTTACCCAGTCCTTGTACAATTACTTTTTTACCGGCTAAGCCAGGCATCAAACCAATGCGCTGCATATCCTCGCCCACGCTTACACACTCGCGTGCAGCAATGGCCACACCACGGCCGGTAGCCTCACGACGGCCGGCAATGCCATGCAAAGCAATAGGTTTACCAGTAACACAACCTAAGGCATCACCCTGACCTGGGTTCATGGTAGCGTAAGTATCGGCAATCCAGCTCATTTCACGCTCACCCGATCCGTAATCCGGAGCAGGTACGTCAATGCTTGGGCCTAAAAAGTTCTTTTTAGTTAATTCTACCGTGTAACGGCGGGTAATATTTTCCAGTTCTTGTACAGTGTAATTTTTAGGGTTGATTTTAATACCGCCCTTAGCGCCGCCAAAAGGTACATTTACAATAGCACACTTATAAGTCATTAATGCCGCCAGTGCCATCACTTCATCTTCGTTCACCATCTCGCTGTAACGAATACCACCTTTAGTTGGCGACTGGTGATGCGAGTGCTCTACGCGCCAGGCATCAATTACCTCGAAACCGTTGCCTTTACGTATCGGGAAACGGAAACGGTAAACACTGTTACACGATTTAATCTGATCGAGCAAACCTGAATCATGCTTGGTAAATTGGGCAGCATGATCAAAGTTGGCACACACATCATCAAAAAAATGCGTGTCCTGATCAGAAATTATTAGATCATTCATAATTGATATATTGAGTAAATAATTGGTAAGAGTATTTGCAACAGATTTAAATTGCTTAGGTGCTATGTAAACAATAACACTAACCGGAAAAGGTTTTAGTCTTTGTTTTTTTCCAATTTACTTAAACGCCTGTCTATTGCAAAAAGATATATGGCAAGGCCAACAAATACGATAGCGATAGTAATCACCACCACATAAATTTTACCCGAGCTACGCAGCTGATCGGCCATTTCCACCTCTTGTGCCGAGGCTGCAAAATGAGTTGCTAACAAAACGGCCAGAAAGGTCAGTTTCTTAATCATTACTTATATTGAGTTTTGCTTATTTTCAATTAAACGGATTCGGTAACGTAAGGTTGCCACCCACACTGATATCAAAATCCAGCCAATAAATGCCGGGTAAAGTACTGCCCGCATATTATTGTCCATATCATAACGGCCAAACGCCGGGTTACCGCCGTTGCCCGGGTGTAAAGAGTCGGTCATGCGCGGCAGGATAAACAGCAGCACAATCATAATCGGGAAAGCGAAAATATTATAGATGGCAGATATACGGGCGCGTTTTTGGTCTTCATCAATGGCGTTACGTAAAACCAGGTATGCACAATATAATAAGAAGGCTATGGCTGCACTGTTTTGTTTAGGGTCACTGCTCCAGTATTCGCCCCATGCAAACTTTGCCCAAAGCATACCGCTTACCAATCCTAATGCATAAAAAAATATGCCCGTGTTAACGCTTTCCACAGCTACCAAGTCATACTCCTCGCGGTTTGTTGCCAGGTACTTAATACTGTAAACAACCGAAATACCAAACACCACCAGCATGCCCAACCACATAGGCACATGGAAATACACATTGCGTATAGTTTCGTGCAAAATAGGCAGCCTGGGTACCGGCAGTAAAAAACCGGCTATCATGGTATAAAATACCAACACAACGCCCAAAATTTTCCACCACGACTGATATATAAATTTCATAATTTTTAAACGCGCAAAGGTATAACAAATTACGCAAATACTATGTAAGCATAGCATTTGCCAGGGTTTAAATAGAGCTACTTTAAGTAAGGGGGCGTATATGATGCCGATGGTACGTAGTCAACCGGCAAGAGTTCAGCTACCTTACTTTTAGACCATGTGCCTTCAAACAATGTGCTTCGTGATGATACTATGGCACCGTTATTATCAAACACTGCATAGGGCCTGTATAAAGTTACTACACTGGTTTCATAATTTTCCATATCTAATGGCCGGTAAATATCTTTGAAGTCCATGGTTTCGCGTTTTTTCGTATAAATGACATACAAGCATTCCGGAAACTGTATGGCAAATAATCCGTTACGATCTGTGGTATGCACTACCTGGTCGGGAGTTAACGGCTGACGGTATAATGTTTCATGGTACTTAGGTAATTCATACATCCTTACCCAATAATTGAGAGAGTCGCGGTTAACCATTTGAAACTTGTCAATTTTTCGCTGTATCAACTCCTGAGGCGGACGTTCCGGGTTAGGCCTTCGGGCCAGAATATTCATGATAAAACCCTCTTTAGCATAATTGCCGCTAACCAACGACCTGAAAAAATGCAGGCTTGATCCATAATACGTATCCTGCCTTCGCTCTTCCCATTTACGTTTTTGAACCTCGCTGCCCGGCAAATCTTCATATAAAATTCTGCCTTCCCATGATATTAAGTTGTTGAGCTTATCGCTTTTAAATGATTT harbors:
- a CDS encoding Glu/Leu/Phe/Val dehydrogenase, which translates into the protein MNDLIISDQDTHFFDDVCANFDHAAQFTKHDSGLLDQIKSCNSVYRFRFPIRKGNGFEVIDAWRVEHSHHQSPTKGGIRYSEMVNEDEVMALAALMTYKCAIVNVPFGGAKGGIKINPKNYTVQELENITRRYTVELTKKNFLGPSIDVPAPDYGSGEREMSWIADTYATMNPGQGDALGCVTGKPIALHGIAGRREATGRGVAIAARECVSVGEDMQRIGLMPGLAGKKVIVQGLGNVGYYSAKYLSEFGATIVGLCEFEGAVYNEDGLDYEAVFQHRKATGSILGFPGAASEFTNSGEGLEQPCDILVPAALENQITGDNVRNIQAKIIVEGANGPTTPEAEAIFYENGGLIVPDMYANAGGVTVSYFEWLKNLSHVSFGRMNRRFEENSNLNLVNMVEGITGVALTPEQRSTIVKGASELELVNSGLEDTMIRSYHEIRETYKNTPGITTLRVAAFVGAINKIAVSYQNLGIWP
- the ccsA gene encoding cytochrome c biogenesis protein CcsA; amino-acid sequence: MYQSWWKILGVVLVFYTMIAGFLLPVPRLPILHETIRNVYFHVPMWLGMLVVFGISVVYSIKYLATNREEYDLVAVESVNTGIFFYALGLVSGMLWAKFAWGEYWSSDPKQNSAAIAFLLYCAYLVLRNAIDEDQKRARISAIYNIFAFPIMIVLLFILPRMTDSLHPGNGGNPAFGRYDMDNNMRAVLYPAFIGWILISVWVATLRYRIRLIENKQNSI
- a CDS encoding carboxypeptidase-like regulatory domain-containing protein, with protein sequence MRRLILIAVYLLFPVILLAQTGVITGKVLRADTKEPLAKVSVFLSNATVGTTTSEDGTYTLRGIRPGQYDLVMTSVGFEEQTQQVLVGSQALTINAELKPQVMQLGEVVVTDNANWKSNYAMFLTEFLGTSANAKQCKITNPHDITLVYRRSKRTLEAFSYDFINIENKALGYRVKFLLKSFKSDKLNNLISWEGRILYEDLPGSEVQKRKWEERRQDTYYGSSLHFFRSLVSGNYAKEGFIMNILARRPNPERPPQELIQRKIDKFQMVNRDSLNYWVRMYELPKYHETLYRQPLTPDQVVHTTDRNGLFAIQFPECLYVIYTKKRETMDFKDIYRPLDMENYETSVVTLYRPYAVFDNNGAIVSSRSTLFEGTWSKSKVAELLPVDYVPSASYTPPYLK
- a CDS encoding CcmD family protein — protein: MIKKLTFLAVLLATHFAASAQEVEMADQLRSSGKIYVVVITIAIVFVGLAIYLFAIDRRLSKLEKNKD